One bacterium genomic window, GTGATCATCTCCGTTTCCGACAACGGATGCGGCATCGATCCGGCAGATCTGGGTCATATTTTTGAACCCTTCTTCACAACGAAAGGGGCCGGCACGGGCCTTGGACTTGCCATTGCCCAGCGTGCCGTTTCCGGTCACGGGGGTGAGATTCGGGTGGACAACCGGCACGGCGAGGGGGTAACTTTCACCATACGTTTGCCGATCTAGGAACCTGCCGGGAAACCCCTGACATGCGGCTGCTTGATAAGGTGTCAAAAAGATGACGGACAAGGACGAAAGCGTGAGGACGGTCCTCGTTGTGGACGATGAGGAAAGCATTCGCTTCCTTTACAGGGAAGAACTCGAAGACGAAGGGTACCGCGTGATCACGGCCTCGGATGGTGAAGAGGCGCTGCACAAGTTAAGGAAAGAAAAACCGGATCTCATCACCCTTGATATCCGCATGCCCGGTCTGGACGGCATCGAGGTCCTGCAACTGATCCGTGAGATGGATAAGGAGATCCCGGTCATCATGTCCACCGCCTACGGTGAGTATCGGCATAATTTCAACGTGTGGGCTTCCGACGCCTACATCACCAAGGCCGCCAACCTGGATGAGCTCAAGGAGACCATCCGCCGGCTGCTTGGCGAGCAGGAATGAAATGCGGAAGGTATGATGTGCGGTTTCAGTCTTTCCGCCCTGCGCCCCGGTTTCCTCCCTCGTCCCTCCTGCCTTCTCCCGGTCCTTTTATTGCCCCTGCTCCTTACCAACTCCTCATGTTCAGGACGATCCCAACCATATAAAGAGACCCGTTTCATGATGGGGACCCTG contains:
- a CDS encoding response regulator; translated protein: MTDKDESVRTVLVVDDEESIRFLYREELEDEGYRVITASDGEEALHKLRKEKPDLITLDIRMPGLDGIEVLQLIREMDKEIPVIMSTAYGEYRHNFNVWASDAYITKAANLDELKETIRRLLGEQE